Proteins from a genomic interval of Gadus macrocephalus chromosome 2, ASM3116895v1:
- the camsap3 gene encoding calmodulin-regulated spectrin-associated protein 3 isoform X2 — protein sequence MEDSNATRKTFVVPDIKPLDLYDSTRGKICASVGWLLAKSYGNAEKVPVELREPFYCDQYEQEHLKPPVTRLLLSSELYCRTYTLLVGGSAPEGAPPPDNAALLRLLADRGLPPTDLDAPVGDADLRRKPIKMSAHLALMDALMAVGAMETVATAKTRGAAGLLGGGTSWQEPLLHWVNELNQKLRRMEEGTQDDPAQTNPELESVQPSLRYRKDKTQSRQKPIFPIVNEVKDLSTGCAVVAVMHYYCPDLLRLEDVCMKDAMSAADSLSNLHFIREFCESCLKSCCSLALEDMLYAPPELQSNWLSFLAELLNWFEVRRPEFVQPRDSSDGSRPAVPASSSKSGSPSIFRRPFVPISSHLSQSGPLTQSTSLSHLENAGKTKIRKPLSRPLSAVSFSIPFGLDSDVDVVMGDPLITRSVSSDQLTPGGPAQARAPFAPPGDLAHLLPRANGPQRASWVTQNPNAPRLAENGHQRESEAGELPTIEEALQIIHNESKMEPRHHPDGAPDGFYLHSPDDRAGGRHAGGPPPGPVSCSAPSRSGTMYRPPAELREPGRTRNPSEGSRDDDSVLRDGSVDSDASEDPPKTPAAPATPPWRPHGKEASDSGVKMTSFAERKKRHGPESPKAGEPPAAAPGGGGDDAAARAVEEGPGKSPKLTNEMSELGVRLEEKRKAIEAQKKRIEAIFAKHRQRLGKSAFLQLKKEQDEGEGGAENGQGPPAADGDLMLEERLARMEQEEKGHDERRPSKDEGGDRAGAQADKKAAPSGEKATAPLGDYNNAVSKLTMALSSLQSDMQRLSDQQSQLIRKKPAAPGARSWVIPPGPKPPTPGRSSREPSRDLNSASSSPSPSPSRRAPGQTPPPKSPYAHRRAQSAPPKSPKHQGPGVSRVLTAPRNVDRIPHLRRVDPWQCKVQTSSSFTIGSDDRPADLYPSPDPTPAHTPDRTPAPTPTPPRLPAEDALSEAGSNDNQSIFSMELDTPRKERPAVGGSSSGAPSECSFESDAVFNGDKRGGGGGGGLVEVSLLAARGGGGEGGEDDDEEQGPDPFSDSVSDVTEPELRSGLGFFFKDDKERPEDEMAQRRAALLEKQQKRADGMKKRKLELEKEKEANRPQWMTIEGWGDKGDSRPSTPGTPTGSSTPTAEGTPQRRGDFTRLEYERRHQLKVMEDLGKVLRQKPTTVRGVKNRPKTVFRDDSGLSRSPAKGFDTRLNKQYSHSTMNLSSVANDLSVRKSPSRSHSPARRSSPGRVSSQNGDRDWENGSTISSPASIPEYTGPKLYKEPSFKSNKFIIHNAISRCCLAGKVNEPQKNKIVEEMEKSPANHFLILFRDASCQFRAVYTMNPETEEMVRLTGVGPRVIGPDVVESIFKYSSDRKQFTAIPSKTMSMSVDAFTIPAQLWQKRPGTPKKLGTPK from the exons ATGGAGGACTCTAATGCAACGAGGAAGACTTTCGTGGTCCCGGACATTAAACCATTGGATTTGTATGACAGTACAAGGGGGAAAATATGCGCAAGTGTCGGATGGCTCCTAGCAAAATCGTACGGCAATGCAG agaaagTTCCGGTGGAGCTGCGGGAGCCCTTCTACTGCGACCAGTACGAACAGGAGCACCTCAAGCCCCCCGTCACACGCCTCCTGCTGTCCTCGGAGCTCTACTGCCGCACCTACACTCTGCTGGTGGGGGGCTCGGCGCCGGAGGGGGCCCCCCCACCGGACAACGCCGCCCTCCTGCGGCTCCTCGCCGACAGAGGACTGCCCCCGACGGACCTGGACGCGCCGGTGGGCGACGCAGACCTGCGGCGCAAGCCCATCAAaatg AGTGCCCACCTGGCCTTGATGGACGCCCTCATGGCGGTGGGTGCCATGGAGACGGTGGCAACGGCGAAGACACGCGGTGCAGCGGGGCTGCTCGGCGGAGGGACCAGCTGGCAGGAGCCGCTCCTTCACTGGGTTAACGAG TTAAACCAAAAGCTGAGACGGATGGAAGAAGGGACCCAAGACGATCCGGCCCAAACGAACCCAGAGCTCGAGTCTGTGCAGCCCTCG CTGCGGTATAGGAAGGATAAGACACAGTCCAGACAGAAACCCATTTTCCCGATAGTGAATGAGGTCAAAGACCTGTCTACTGGttgtgctgttgttgctgtaaTGCACTACTACTGCCCTGATCTGTTACGACTTGAAG ATGTTTGTATGAAGGATGCCATGTCTGCAGCGGACAGCCTGTCCAACCTGCATTTCATCCGTGAGTTCTGCGAAAGTTGTTTAAAAAGCTGCTGTTCCTTGGCACTGGAAGATATGCTTTACGCACCACCAGAGCTTCAG AGCAACTGGCTGAGCTTTCTCGCTGAGCTGCTGAACTGGTTTGAAGTACGAAGGCCAGAGTTCGTCCAACCCAGAGACTCATCAG ATGGCTCCAGACCAGCAGTGCCAGCCAGCTCCAGTAAGAG TGGCTCACCTTCAATCTTTAGGAGGCCCTTCGTTCCCATCTCGTCCCACTTGTCCCAGTCAG GACCTTTGACTCAGTCTACCTCACTGTCTCATCTAGAAAATGCAGGAAAGACAAAGATCAGGAAACCCCTCAG cCGCCCCCTGTCAGCCGTGTCTTTCAGCATCCCCTTCGGCCTGGACAGCGACGTGGACGTGGTGATGGGTGACCCCCTCATCACGCGCTCCGTCAGCTCTGACCAGCTCACCCCGGGGGGCCCAGCCCAGGCCAGGGCGCCCTTCGCCCCCCCCGGGGACCTCGCCCACCTGCTGCCCCGAGCCAACGGGCCCCAGAGGGCCTCGTGGGTCACCCAGAACCCCAATGCCCCGCGGCTGGCTGAGAACGGCCACCAGCGGGAGAGCGAGGCGGGGGAGCTGCCCACCATCGAGGAGGCCCTGCAGATCATCCACAACGAGAGCAAGATGGAGCCCCGGCACCACCCGGACGGGGCCCCCGACGGCTTCTACCTCCACTCCCCCGACGACCGGGCGGGGGGCCGGCACGCCGGCGGCCCCCCGCCCGGTCCCGTGAGCTGCTCGGCACCCTCGCGCTCGGGGACGATGTACCGGCCCCCGGCGGAACTCCGGGAGCCCGGGCGCACCCGGAACCCCTCGGAGGGCTCCCGGGACGACGACTCGGTCCTGAGGGACGGCAGCGTGGACTCGGACGCCTCGGAGGACCCGCCCAAGACCCCTGCCGCCCCCGCCACGCCCCCCTGGCGCCCCCACGGCAAGGAGGCGTCGGACAGCGGCGTGAAGATGACCAGCTTCGCCGAGCGCAAGAAGAGGCACGGCCCGGAGTCGCCCAAGGCCGGCGAGCCCCCCGCCGCTGCcccgggcggggggggcgaTGACGCGGCGGCCCGCGCCGTCGAGGAGGGCCCGGGCAAGAGCCCGAAGCTCACCAACGAGATGTCGGAGCTGGGGGTGCGGCTGGAGGAGAAGCGCAAGGCCATCGAGGCCCAGAAGAAACGCATCGAGGCCATCTTCGCCAAGCACCGGCAGCGGCTGGGCAAGAGCGCCTTCCTGCAGctgaagaaggagcaggacgagGGCGAGGGCGGCGCGGAGAACGGCcagggcccccccgccgccgacgGAGACCTGATGCTGGAGGAGAGGCTGGCCCgcatggagcaggaggagaaggggcaCGACGAGCGGCGCCCCTCAAAGGACGAGGGCGGCGACAGAGCGGGGGCTCAGGCCGACAAAAAGGCGGCTCCCTCGGGCGAGAAGGCCACGGCACCGCTGGGCGACTACAACAACGCCGTGTCCAAGCTGACTATGGCGCTGAGCTCCCTGCAGAGCGACATGCAGCGCCTCTCGGACCAGCAGAGCCAGCTGATCCGGAAGAAGCCGGCGGCGCCCGGCGCCCGGTCCTGGGTCATCCCGCCCGGCCCCAAGCCTCCCACGCCGGGGCGCTCGTCCCGCGAGCCCTCCCGGGACCTCAactcggcctcctcctccccctcgccgTCGCCCTCGCGCCGCGCCCCGGGCCAAACGCCGCCGCCCAAGTCGCCGTACGCTCACCGCCGCGCCCAGTCGGCGCCGCCGAAGAGCCCAAAGCACCAGGGCCCCGGGGTGTCCCGGGTGCTCACGGCGCCGCGCAACGTGGACCGCATCCCCCACCTGCGCCGGGTGGACCCCTGGCAGTGCAAGGTGCAGACCTCCTCGTCCTTCACCATCGGCTCGGACGACCGGCCGGCCGACCTGTACCCCTCCCCCGACCCCACGCCGGCCCACACCCCCGACCGCACGCCGGCGCCCACGCCCACGCCGCCGCGCCTCCCGGCCGAGGACGCGCTGTCGGAGGCGGGCTCCAATGACAACCAAAGCATCTTCAGCATGGAGCTGGACACCCCCCGGAAGGAGCGGCCGGCCGTGGGGGGCAGCAGCTCCGGGGCCCCCTCGGAGTGCTCGTTCGAGAGCGACGCCGTGTTCAACGGCGAcaagcgcggcggcggcggcggcggcggcctggtGGAGGTCTCCCTGCTGGCcgcccgggggggcgggggggaagggggggaggacgacgacgaggagCAGGGCCCCGACCCCTTCTCGGACTCCGTGAGCGACGTGACCGAGCCCGAGCTGAGGAGCGGCCTGGGCTTCTTCTTTAAG GACGACAAGGAGCGCCCAGAGGATGAGATGGCCCAGCGCAGGGCGGCGCTGCTGGAGAAGCAGCAGAAGAGGGCGGATGGCATGAAGAAACGCAAGCTGGAGCTGGAAAAGGAGAAAGAAGCCAA CAGGCCGCAGTGGATGACCATCGAGGGCTGGGGGGACAAGGGGGACTCGCGGCCTTCAACCCCGGGCACCCCCACGGGGTCAAGCACCCCCACCGCCGAGGGGACGCCCCAGCGCAGGGGGGACTTCACCCGGCTGGAGTACGAGCGGAGACACCAGCTGAAGGTCATGGAGGACCTGGGCAAGGTCCTGAGGCAGAAGCCCACCACCGTCCGCGGCGTGAAGAACCGGCCCAAGACCGTCTTCCGAGACGACTCGGGCCTGTCCCGCAGCCCCGCCAAGGGTTTTG ACACCAGGTTGAACAAGCAGTACTCCCACTCCACCATGAACCTGTCTTCAGTGGCCAACGACCTGAGCGTCAGGAAGTCTCCCAG CCGCTCCCACTCGCCTGCCAGGCGAAGCTCCCCGGGGAGGGTGAGCTCCCAGAACGGGGACAGGGACTGGGAGAACggctccaccatctcctccccgGCCTCCATACCGGAGTACACCG GGCCCAAGCTGTACAAGGAGCCCAGCTTCAAGTCAAATAAGTTCATCATCCACAACGCTATCTCTCGCTGCTGCCTCGCCGGCAAGGTCAACGAACCGCAGAAAAACAAGATTGTAGAG gaaatggAAAAGAGCCCGGCCAACCACTTCCTCATCCTGTTCCGGGACGCCAGCTGCCAGTTCCGGGCGGTGTACACCATGAACCCGGAGACGGAGGAGATGGTGCGTCTGACCGGCGTCGGGCCCCGCGTCATCGGGCCCGACGTGGTGGAGTCCATCTTCAAGTACAGCTCGGACCGCAAGCAGTTCACCGCCATCCCGTCCAAAACCATGTCCATGAGCGTGGACGCCTTCACCATCCCCGCGCAACTCTGGCAGAAACGCCCCGGAACGCCCAAGAAGCTAGGCACTCCCAAATAG